In Carnobacterium sp. CP1, the following are encoded in one genomic region:
- a CDS encoding CAP-associated domain-containing protein, with amino-acid sequence MKTILRALPIFILLMMLIYWVPQIASNSPSEIITQKTKLQEVKKESNSNQSTLLKQDTLPEAGMGEYMGKAIETIQEKYGEPLRIDQTAYGYDWWVYGEDEQDYFQIGVSHEGKITNVFVLGSQLDVSPFQIGMDVTEIYQIAMFYPTFSIDYQEETYMLELSENDLNFHPLISFENQTFAILMVDRKTNEVNAVRYLDKRSLLQLGVYEIASQTPVPPVKHQDEELNDIYASNHREILEILNNLRQRYEIPELVYSEELSSIADSVFSYQEKLYAADLLEKDNAEVQKQLDEEKSSSEGTLDDDSEIEAFIEEDATTEETQLGDYPPLTSEQIQMKLEMEQVKVADTRVLYFDQSADSTWLTTFWFSLENQRRLLTDPEMKRFGISFRSQEVLLMLDKEAENSE; translated from the coding sequence ATGAAAACTATTTTGAGAGCTCTACCCATTTTTATTCTCTTGATGATGTTAATATACTGGGTTCCTCAAATCGCATCCAACAGTCCTTCTGAAATCATTACACAAAAAACTAAACTGCAAGAGGTTAAAAAAGAAAGCAATTCTAATCAATCAACTCTTCTTAAACAAGATACTCTCCCTGAAGCAGGAATGGGAGAGTACATGGGAAAAGCGATTGAGACTATTCAAGAAAAATATGGTGAACCTTTGCGGATCGACCAAACAGCCTATGGATATGACTGGTGGGTCTACGGAGAAGATGAGCAAGATTATTTTCAAATAGGAGTTTCTCACGAAGGCAAAATTACAAACGTCTTTGTCTTAGGTTCTCAATTAGACGTCTCTCCTTTTCAAATAGGAATGGACGTTACTGAAATTTACCAAATCGCTATGTTTTATCCCACGTTCTCTATTGATTATCAAGAAGAAACGTACATGCTTGAATTATCGGAAAATGATTTGAATTTCCATCCTTTAATTTCTTTCGAAAATCAAACATTTGCTATCTTGATGGTTGACCGGAAAACAAATGAAGTGAATGCTGTGCGCTATTTAGATAAACGTTCTTTATTACAACTAGGTGTTTACGAAATTGCTTCGCAAACGCCGGTGCCTCCTGTAAAGCATCAAGATGAAGAACTAAATGATATTTACGCAAGCAATCACCGAGAAATTTTAGAAATACTCAATAACTTGCGGCAGCGTTATGAGATTCCAGAACTCGTTTATAGTGAAGAACTCTCATCAATTGCAGATAGTGTTTTTTCTTATCAAGAAAAACTTTACGCTGCTGATTTACTTGAGAAGGACAATGCTGAAGTTCAGAAACAACTAGATGAAGAAAAATCGTCTAGCGAAGGAACACTTGATGATGATTCGGAAATTGAAGCGTTTATTGAAGAAGACGCAACAACTGAAGAAACTCAATTGGGTGATTATCCGCCATTAACAAGCGAGCAGATTCAAATGAAGTTGGAAATGGAACAAGTTAAAGTAGCTGATACTCGTGTTTTATATTTTGACCAATCGGCTGATTCTACTTGGCTGACGACTTTTTGGTTCAGTCTAGAGAATCAGCGTAGATTATTAACGGATCCGGAAATGAAGCGTTTTGGAATTTCATTTCGTAGTCAAGAAGTTCTTTTGATGCTAGATAAAGAAGCAGAAAATAGTGAGTGA
- a CDS encoding YlbG family protein, whose amino-acid sequence MELVLNERQGLIVWVYSLRHLKTLKRFGLIHYVSKKMKYVVIYINRSDMEMTEKKIKELHFVRQVEPSYRPLINMDFKETLEKIAPRKEAEGVVEIKEDPLAINDMSDRK is encoded by the coding sequence ATGGAGTTAGTTCTGAATGAACGTCAAGGCTTGATTGTGTGGGTCTACAGTTTAAGGCATTTAAAAACATTAAAACGATTTGGTCTTATTCATTATGTATCAAAAAAAATGAAATACGTTGTTATTTACATCAACCGTTCAGATATGGAAATGACAGAAAAGAAAATCAAAGAATTACATTTTGTTCGACAAGTAGAACCCTCTTACAGACCACTGATCAATATGGATTTTAAAGAGACTCTCGAAAAAATAGCTCCTAGAAAAGAGGCTGAGGGTGTAGTAGAAATCAAGGAAGATCCCTTGGCAATTAATGACATGTCTGATAGAAAATAA
- the rsmD gene encoding 16S rRNA (guanine(966)-N(2))-methyltransferase RsmD, translating into MRVISGEYGGRKLKAVPGINTRPTTDKVKESLFNIIGPYFDGGNCLDLFAGSGSLSIEAVSRGCDHAVLVDQSPAAIKTIKENITMTKEPAKFEVFRNDANRSIEALASKKRTFDLLFLDPPYMEQDIVKQIEKIMAANLLTNQALIICEVGRKVDLPVEINRAKAFRTEIYGASKIVMYQVSEEGVVADV; encoded by the coding sequence ATGAGAGTGATTTCAGGCGAGTATGGCGGAAGAAAATTAAAAGCAGTTCCTGGTATAAATACGAGACCGACAACTGATAAAGTAAAAGAATCATTGTTTAATATTATTGGTCCTTATTTTGACGGAGGAAACTGTTTGGATTTATTTGCTGGAAGCGGCAGTTTATCTATTGAAGCTGTCTCACGAGGATGCGACCATGCTGTTTTAGTCGATCAAAGTCCAGCAGCCATTAAAACCATCAAAGAAAATATCACGATGACAAAAGAACCAGCTAAATTTGAAGTTTTTAGAAATGATGCTAATCGAAGTATCGAAGCATTGGCCAGTAAAAAAAGAACGTTTGATTTGCTTTTTCTAGATCCGCCTTATATGGAACAAGATATTGTAAAACAAATAGAAAAAATCATGGCTGCAAATCTTTTAACAAATCAAGCATTGATTATTTGCGAAGTGGGACGAAAGGTCGATTTGCCGGTAGAAATTAACAGAGCTAAAGCATTCAGGACTGAAATTTACGGAGCTAGTAAAATTGTTATGTATCAAGTAAGTGAAGAAGGAGTCGTGGCAGATGTCTAA
- the coaD gene encoding pantetheine-phosphate adenylyltransferase: MSKVALFPGSFDPFTNGHVDTVERAAKVFDRVVIAVATNTSKKSLFNTGEKMELIQQAVAHIGNVEVMEHSGGLTISLAQQIGADAMIRGLRNIQDFEYEMNIAAMNKLQDAEIETVILMASEKYRFLSSSLIKEVASFGGDISELVPANVNHAVKEKYNNTEA; encoded by the coding sequence ATGTCTAAAGTAGCGCTTTTTCCAGGAAGTTTTGATCCGTTTACAAATGGTCATGTAGACACGGTTGAACGAGCAGCAAAAGTTTTTGACCGGGTTGTTATTGCTGTAGCAACGAATACTTCAAAAAAATCTTTATTTAATACTGGCGAAAAAATGGAATTGATCCAGCAGGCTGTTGCCCATATTGGAAATGTAGAAGTAATGGAGCACTCAGGTGGATTGACGATTTCTTTAGCCCAACAAATTGGAGCAGATGCAATGATTCGCGGTTTACGTAACATACAAGATTTTGAATATGAAATGAATATTGCCGCTATGAATAAATTACAAGATGCTGAAATTGAGACAGTCATCTTAATGGCTTCAGAAAAATACCGCTTTTTAAGTTCAAGTTTAATCAAAGAAGTGGCCTCTTTTGGAGGGGATATTTCTGAACTGGTTCCTGCTAATGTAAACCACGCTGTTAAAGAAAAATACAACAATACTGAAGCATAA
- a CDS encoding SepM family pheromone-processing serine protease, with amino-acid sequence MKKQTVLKRIGWVSLILLIILGFFLPLPYYIEAPGSAVHLSELIEVNNQKDKNAGSYMLTTVSIRQATPLTYWMKYLPFHEGVTEEELFGMTTTSEEYDNLQKYYMDSSINAAIELAYQTAGETYTLTYNGIYVMSILPGSGFAGKLEIGDTVSALDGQTFKSSAEFMDYVKQQKIGQDLTVTYQRDGIAGVVTAPLMEMEQKVPGLGISLVDHTTIETAIPVIIKTDEIGGPSAGFMFALQVYTQLVGEDLRQGQEIAGTGTISPDGTIGRIGGIEKKVAAADKEGATIFFAPDDTIDPVIRKQYPALQSNYQEALKAAAEIGTEMTVVPVKSFQDAIDYLKELK; translated from the coding sequence ATGAAAAAACAAACGGTTTTAAAACGAATCGGATGGGTTAGTTTAATTTTGCTGATTATTTTAGGATTTTTTTTACCGTTGCCCTACTATATTGAAGCACCTGGCTCAGCTGTTCATTTGTCTGAACTCATCGAAGTGAACAACCAGAAAGACAAAAATGCAGGAAGTTATATGCTGACAACAGTTTCGATTAGGCAAGCGACCCCTTTAACATACTGGATGAAATATTTGCCCTTTCATGAAGGAGTAACTGAAGAAGAACTTTTTGGAATGACGACTACGAGTGAAGAATACGATAACTTGCAAAAGTATTATATGGACAGTTCAATTAATGCAGCAATCGAATTAGCTTATCAAACAGCTGGAGAAACGTATACATTAACGTATAACGGCATTTATGTTATGTCCATTTTGCCAGGTTCTGGTTTTGCCGGAAAGCTGGAAATCGGAGATACGGTAAGCGCTTTGGATGGACAAACATTTAAAAGCTCCGCAGAATTCATGGATTATGTCAAACAGCAAAAGATTGGGCAGGATCTAACCGTTACTTATCAGCGCGATGGCATAGCGGGCGTAGTTACTGCTCCGTTGATGGAGATGGAACAAAAGGTACCTGGCTTAGGAATCAGTTTGGTCGATCACACAACCATTGAAACGGCTATTCCCGTCATCATTAAGACAGACGAAATTGGCGGACCTTCAGCAGGTTTTATGTTTGCGTTACAAGTCTATACGCAACTGGTTGGGGAAGATTTGCGTCAAGGACAAGAGATAGCAGGGACAGGAACGATTTCTCCTGATGGAACAATTGGTCGAATCGGCGGTATTGAAAAGAAAGTGGCCGCAGCTGATAAAGAAGGAGCAACGATTTTTTTTGCACCAGATGACACCATTGACCCAGTCATCCGAAAACAGTATCCTGCTTTACAATCGAACTACCAAGAGGCATTAAAAGCCGCAGCAGAGATTGGTACAGAGATGACTGTTGTACCCGTTAAAAGCTTTCAAGATGCAATTGATTATTTAAAAGAATTGAAATAA
- a CDS encoding TspO/MBR family protein, producing the protein MKVKKQFFMYLAFAIMITVNALANILPLNGYQTGEISNLYPVLFTPAGYVFSIWSVIYIGLFLWLLSFSMKKQRLSNAQYGGFLVTCLFNALWIIAWHYLYDGLALLIITGLLVSIFYLYQTQRHKNKSTLMLLPISLYLGWIIVATLTNLSYWLVASIEIGASFQFALTYVLFVLTTVLAFSILYFLKDWGIIAVFIWAMIGIFVKNQAAHTTLALTVLGLTILIGIAALGYWWWVRKKQTPKYHF; encoded by the coding sequence ATGAAAGTCAAAAAACAATTTTTTATGTATTTAGCATTTGCTATTATGATCACTGTCAATGCATTAGCCAATATTCTTCCGCTTAATGGCTATCAAACCGGCGAAATTTCAAATCTATATCCTGTTTTATTCACCCCAGCTGGTTACGTCTTTAGTATTTGGAGTGTTATCTACATTGGGCTTTTTTTATGGTTGCTGAGCTTTAGCATGAAAAAGCAACGTTTGTCCAATGCGCAATATGGGGGATTTCTAGTTACTTGTTTATTTAATGCACTATGGATCATTGCTTGGCACTATTTATACGATGGTTTGGCTTTACTGATCATTACAGGTTTATTAGTAAGCATTTTTTATTTATATCAAACGCAACGTCATAAAAATAAATCGACATTAATGTTGTTGCCAATTTCCCTTTATCTTGGTTGGATCATCGTTGCTACTCTCACTAACTTAAGTTATTGGCTGGTAGCTTCTATTGAGATTGGTGCCTCATTTCAATTCGCCTTGACTTATGTACTCTTTGTCTTAACAACTGTTCTGGCTTTCAGCATTCTTTATTTCTTGAAAGACTGGGGAATAATAGCGGTTTTTATTTGGGCAATGATTGGCATTTTTGTTAAAAATCAAGCTGCTCATACTACCTTAGCTCTCACAGTGCTTGGTTTAACCATTTTAATCGGTATTGCAGCTCTTGGTTACTGGTGGTGGGTTCGTAAAAAACAAACACCAAAATATCACTTTTAA
- a CDS encoding ComEA family DNA-binding protein — protein MIVLGVLAAVAFMKPANVESTDVLTNYLEDSTRLEGREETDTNEAASSEEGGNKTDETKTIYVDIKGAVHLPGVYEIQSDLRLIDVIALAGGLLPTANQNGVNMAQKLADQMMIIIPETGAAEDETINQTVTIVTPEEAVEEAGGKVNLNKATIQELQTLSGIGEKKAERILQYRQENGSFKTTEELKEVSGIGEKTFEALEAFITVGAE, from the coding sequence ATGATTGTATTAGGAGTTTTAGCAGCAGTCGCTTTTATGAAACCCGCTAACGTTGAAAGTACTGATGTTTTAACAAATTATTTAGAAGATTCAACTCGTTTAGAGGGTAGGGAAGAGACGGATACAAATGAGGCTGCTTCTTCAGAAGAGGGAGGAAATAAAACGGATGAGACAAAGACTATTTATGTGGATATAAAAGGTGCTGTTCATCTTCCAGGCGTGTATGAAATCCAATCAGATTTGCGGTTGATCGATGTGATTGCTTTAGCAGGCGGACTGTTGCCCACAGCAAATCAAAATGGGGTTAATATGGCACAAAAATTGGCCGACCAAATGATGATCATTATTCCTGAAACAGGAGCAGCAGAAGATGAAACAATAAATCAAACGGTTACGATCGTGACTCCTGAAGAAGCGGTCGAAGAAGCTGGCGGAAAAGTAAATCTTAACAAAGCAACGATTCAAGAATTGCAAACTTTATCCGGAATTGGTGAAAAAAAAGCTGAACGAATTTTACAATATAGGCAAGAAAATGGCTCTTTTAAAACGACAGAAGAATTAAAAGAAGTGTCCGGCATTGGCGAAAAAACATTTGAAGCATTGGAAGCTTTTATTACAGTGGGCGCTGAATAA
- a CDS encoding ComE operon protein 2, whose protein sequence is MERIPWDQYFMSQSLLLSLRSTCKRLTVGATIVREKRIIAGGYNGSVGGDIHCIDEGCYVVDGHCLRTIHAEMNAILQCAKFGAQTEGAEIYVTHFPCLQCTKMILQAGIKKIYYLEDYHNNPYALNLIEQAHVQCQKVSLPENFFKELAF, encoded by the coding sequence ATAGAAAGGATTCCGTGGGATCAATATTTTATGTCGCAAAGCTTACTACTTTCATTAAGAAGTACTTGTAAGAGATTAACAGTAGGAGCAACGATCGTCAGGGAAAAAAGAATCATTGCTGGCGGATACAATGGTTCAGTTGGTGGGGACATTCATTGTATCGATGAAGGGTGTTACGTGGTTGATGGACATTGTTTAAGAACCATTCATGCTGAAATGAATGCTATTCTACAATGTGCTAAATTTGGTGCACAAACAGAAGGAGCGGAAATTTATGTGACTCATTTTCCTTGTCTTCAATGTACTAAGATGATTCTTCAAGCAGGTATCAAAAAAATTTATTACTTAGAGGATTACCACAATAATCCTTATGCGTTAAATTTAATTGAACAAGCCCACGTTCAATGTCAAAAGGTCTCTTTACCAGAGAACTTTTTTAAGGAATTAGCGTTTTAA
- a CDS encoding DNA internalization-related competence protein ComEC/Rec2, with the protein MKDYFLFAAIFCLLVTVTVLTQGHWLSLLLLVLLFFRICATHKRNLLLGTLLLAVFIAFITNIHQWTNRTTLSSNEQSFFMKVDTATLKIDGDRVQFYGTVQATPTNQQVSEKLVVFYTLLTETEKIQWQSLPAEVLLKINGELSVPENNRNQYQFNYRSFLYRKKIHWILNAETIEEVPQSEPSILERVGFKQLRKAVLTHIDQRMTPKIASYVKTLLFADIGALDQTIMQNFKNIGIVHLLSISGLHIQFFLTGLVYCFWRIGVTKETTFYWMLLLLPFYGSLAGWGTSVYRSLVMGLILLASSHFRWSISSLDVWSWTLLSALVLNPYQIYSVGFQLSYLLSLVLLLLSSSFLNRSRPALITSLMISFLMVLVSIPILSFHFFEFSWIGVLTNLIFVPVFTWVLLPLFILLFFLSFILFPFPFYQSILHAVGLLIEAVEWLVQWFSKFPFAVIVTGRVPLTLTVLLTLSLIFFLITLEADQKVKKKRIYSVFLVAMTLFVFVFYQKYSPFGEVIIVDVGQGDAILMKDPFGKGHYLMDTGGSLLFEKEKWQLRERQTTVASRVLIPVLKSHGITSLDQVFISHGDEDHAGALRELAQTIRVKELLFPAGTTQKAAFRTTVLELAEKGTLMQEVLASKESITMLNQSLMVLWPFSSGAGENNDSMVVYGKIGSFLWLFTGDLEESGEKNLLKQYPYLRADILKVGHHGSQTSSSKLFIETLDPKLALISCGLNNRFKHPNEEVLQRIEEVGAKVYRTDLNGAIHYRYLELNQKMYLETIQTILK; encoded by the coding sequence ATGAAAGATTATTTTTTGTTTGCGGCTATTTTTTGCTTATTGGTGACCGTAACCGTTTTGACACAAGGGCATTGGCTTAGTCTATTGTTGTTGGTTCTTCTTTTTTTTAGAATATGTGCAACTCATAAACGAAACCTTCTTTTAGGTACGCTTCTTTTAGCGGTTTTTATTGCTTTCATCACTAATATTCATCAATGGACGAATCGAACAACTTTGTCATCAAACGAACAATCTTTTTTTATGAAAGTAGATACAGCTACACTGAAAATAGATGGGGATCGAGTACAGTTTTATGGAACAGTACAAGCAACTCCAACTAACCAGCAAGTATCAGAAAAGTTGGTTGTTTTTTATACGTTGTTAACCGAAACAGAAAAAATCCAATGGCAATCCTTGCCAGCTGAAGTGTTGCTTAAGATCAATGGCGAGTTGTCCGTGCCAGAAAACAATCGTAACCAATACCAATTCAATTACCGTAGTTTTTTATATCGAAAAAAAATTCATTGGATATTGAACGCAGAAACGATTGAGGAAGTACCGCAATCAGAACCATCCATTTTAGAAAGAGTCGGTTTCAAACAACTAAGGAAAGCTGTCTTAACACATATCGATCAGCGAATGACACCTAAAATAGCTAGCTATGTAAAAACGCTTCTTTTTGCAGATATAGGCGCATTAGATCAAACGATTATGCAAAACTTTAAAAATATCGGAATTGTTCACTTATTAAGCATTTCAGGTTTACATATCCAGTTTTTTTTAACGGGATTGGTTTATTGTTTCTGGCGGATAGGCGTCACTAAAGAAACGACCTTTTATTGGATGCTGCTGCTTTTGCCTTTCTATGGTAGTTTAGCTGGCTGGGGAACGAGTGTGTATCGTTCCTTGGTTATGGGATTGATCTTGCTGGCTAGTTCTCATTTCCGCTGGTCAATTTCTAGTTTAGATGTTTGGTCTTGGACGCTCCTATCTGCGTTAGTCCTCAACCCTTATCAAATCTACTCAGTCGGGTTTCAGTTAAGCTACTTATTGAGCCTGGTTTTATTGCTGCTCTCATCATCTTTTTTGAATCGCTCAAGACCAGCATTGATCACGAGTTTGATGATTTCTTTTTTGATGGTGCTGGTTTCGATTCCTATCTTATCTTTTCATTTTTTTGAGTTTTCATGGATAGGTGTGCTGACCAACTTGATTTTTGTTCCAGTGTTTACATGGGTGCTGTTACCTTTATTTATCTTGCTGTTTTTTCTATCGTTTATTTTGTTTCCTTTTCCGTTTTATCAAAGCATCTTACACGCAGTCGGCTTATTGATTGAAGCAGTTGAGTGGCTTGTCCAATGGTTCAGCAAATTTCCGTTTGCTGTGATTGTTACTGGCAGAGTACCCTTGACATTAACCGTTTTACTGACATTGTCTCTTATCTTTTTTCTTATCACGTTAGAAGCTGATCAAAAAGTTAAAAAGAAGCGAATCTATAGCGTTTTTTTAGTAGCGATGACGTTATTCGTTTTTGTCTTTTATCAAAAGTATTCACCTTTTGGCGAAGTCATTATAGTCGATGTTGGCCAAGGAGACGCTATTCTAATGAAAGATCCTTTTGGGAAAGGGCATTATTTAATGGATACTGGAGGCTCCTTGCTGTTTGAAAAAGAAAAGTGGCAGCTAAGAGAACGACAGACCACAGTTGCGAGCCGTGTATTAATACCTGTATTAAAGTCTCACGGAATCACTTCGTTGGATCAAGTCTTTATTAGCCACGGTGATGAAGACCACGCTGGCGCTTTACGTGAGCTAGCCCAGACTATCCGAGTAAAAGAATTGTTATTTCCAGCTGGAACAACACAGAAAGCTGCTTTTCGTACTACGGTCTTAGAATTGGCGGAAAAGGGAACGTTAATGCAGGAAGTTTTGGCCTCTAAGGAAAGCATCACTATGCTGAATCAGTCATTAATGGTATTGTGGCCCTTCTCGTCAGGAGCAGGGGAAAACAATGATTCAATGGTGGTTTATGGTAAAATTGGATCTTTTTTGTGGTTGTTTACTGGCGATTTGGAAGAAAGCGGGGAAAAGAACTTATTAAAACAATACCCTTATTTAAGAGCAGATATTTTGAAAGTTGGGCATCATGGCAGTCAAACTTCTTCCAGCAAGCTGTTTATCGAAACCTTAGACCCAAAATTGGCTTTGATTTCATGCGGGTTAAACAATCGCTTCAAACATCCTAATGAAGAAGTGCTGCAGCGTATTGAAGAAGTTGGAGCAAAAGTTTACCGAACAGATCTTAACGGCGCAATTCATTATCGTTACTTAGAACTAAACCAGAAAATGTATTTAGAAACCATTCAAACGATTTTGAAATAA